AACATTCTGTTTTACTCAAATCACCGCGTTACAACGGCTAAATAATACATTCACACCAAATAATCAATTATTAAATGAAATTAAAAAGAATGACAGTATTTCATTTGGTAATCAATTATCCGAAGTGGTCGTGCAAGTATCCACCTTTGCCGCCCCTTATTTTACAAGACGTAAATTATTACCCAACCAAGAATTAGTACGTAAATTGGAAAACGGCGAATTATTACTAGTATGCAAAAATGTGCATTCCTTAGATATTGTACCTATTGTGCAATATTGGATTCCTCACTTAACCATCATTAGCCCAACCGAACTACAAACTGAAATGGTTAAGAAATTACAACAATATATTGCAGAAAGCAAATAGGAGAAAAAATGAAAATTGATGTAACAGAGTATAAGTCACTGATAAATGGTTTGATTGATACACATACCAGTTTTGAAATTTGTGGTGTAGACATCAGCGATATGCTTCAAGTATGTAGTGATTTAGAACAGACAATAGAAAACAAATATTTAAAGTGCCGAATTTACACCAAAAACCGTTTAGTAACAGGGTTATCTGGTGTACTTAATTACCGTTGGGGTGTGTTATCCCTCGCTTCAATAGTAGCTCACAATATCCTCACTCTTAATCCTGATTATGAGATTGTTCGTGATTTAGCGAATAATCGTGTAGAAGTGGTTTGGGTGGGATAAATTTTTTAATTTTATAGGAGAATTATTATGGCTTATCGTTATGATGCTGATTTAGAGTTTTTAGCAAACTGCGAAAACGAAGATTTACAACCACTAGTTGATATTTTAACTAAAGATAAAGATGGTAAAAAGCGTTACACAGAAGGGTTAACAAAAACCAAAGAATATAAAACGTACTATCCAGATCATCAAAAATATTGGAAAGAAATTATTGCTGACTTGCAAACTTTTGGAGCAAATACTTTTGTAACATTAGTAAGAGGAGGTAAAGGAGTTACTTATCGAGAAATTCTTTGTGATGTTTGTGATACTTTAAAAGTGAATTTTAATAAAGAGTCTGCAACAGCCTTAATTGAGAAAAATTTACTTGATAAAGTACTAGAAAAATCGATTGAGGAATTATCGGAAGAAGAATTAAATGCGGTTGCAGAGAAATTAAATATTCCTACTGAAAATATGGGGAAACAGGCTTTAACATCAGCAGTTTTAGTTGGAATAAGAAAAACGATGACAACACCTGTCTTTTTAGAATTAGGGTGGGGAATATTTGGTATATCTACTGTAGGAACTCTTTTAGCGGGTACAACATTTGGACGTATTTTAGGAGCTGCGACAGGA
This DNA window, taken from Pasteurella skyensis, encodes the following:
- a CDS encoding DUF3944 domain-containing protein → MAYRYDADLEFLANCENEDLQPLVDILTKDKDGKKRYTEGLTKTKEYKTYYPDHQKYWKEIIADLQTFGANTFVTLVRGGKGVTYREILCDVCDTLKVNFNKESATALIEKNLLDKVLEKSIEELSEEELNAVAEKLNIPTENMGKQALTSAVLVGIRKTMTTPVFLELGWGIFGISTVGTLLAGTTFGRILGAATGPIGWGLTGAWTLMDIASPAKRVTVPAVIQIAFLRRKYS